A portion of the Phycodurus eques isolate BA_2022a chromosome 3, UOR_Pequ_1.1, whole genome shotgun sequence genome contains these proteins:
- the prkg1l gene encoding cGMP-dependent protein kinase 1 isoform X3: MGTLRDLQFALQLKIEELRQRDTLIDELELELDTKDELIRRLQEELDRYRAPVVLPGPSVASAACSARSDDHLQIVNRRTLISESFTLDSTNLANFCDKNQECQKLIQAAFLKSNFLRNLDEDETRAVTACMHLTAIHHSCCVIQEGTSGSQAYVVQEGRLDVTKDGRKLLIIEAGEVFGELALLYNCTQMYSVTAQSDSKLWVLERKSYQTVLMQSGRDRLARTSELLSSVPSLLSLPKNAIMKMCDLMEEARYTQGDDIIRQGASGDTFYIVNKGQVKVTEKKLGDEEQVLSKLSERHWFGEKALWGEDVRAVNVIAATDVTCLLIDRETFRDIIGGMVFDSSHEVLQNTGCKEESEVKDAASLLSSTLSDFQIISSLGEGQFGHTDLVQLKSNAQGLFAMRVFDKKAIIHNGLREHVLRERNILMDSACPFLVRLHKAFQDAKCIYMLTEACLHGDLYGLLKEKGCLDESSTKFYTACVTQALTFLHARNVVYRDIKPENVVLDERGYAKLVGSRCLKKIEMGKKAYTFCGTPGYMAPEVIFNKGHSVAADFWSLGVFVFELLTGFRSAASTR; this comes from the exons ATGGGCACACTTCGAGACCTTCAGTTCGCCTTGCAGCTAAAGATTGAAGAGCTCCGTCAGAGGGACACCCTAATAGATGAGCTGGAGCTGGAACTCGATACCAAGGACGAACTCATTCGGAGACTTCAGGAAGAGCTGGATCGCTATAGAGCCCCCGTGGTCCTGCCGGGACCCTCTGTAGCCAGCGCCG CCTGCTCGGCTCGAAGTGATGACCACCTGCAAATCGTAAATAGAAGGACACTCATTTCAGAGTCCTTCACTCTAGATTCGACGAATCTTGCCAACTTTTGTGACAAAAACCAGGA ATGTCAGAAGTTGATTCAGGCCGCTTTTTTGAAGAGCAACTTCTTGAGGAACCTCGATGAAGATGAAACAAGAGCCGTCACGGCCTGCATGCATCTCACGGCCATCCATCACAGCTGCTGTGTGATTCAGGAGGGGACCAGCGGCTCGCAGGCTTATGTTGTACAGG AGGGGAGGCTGGACGTGACGAAAGATGGACGGAAATTGCTCATAATCGAAGCAGGGGAAGTGTTCGGAGAGCTGGCGTTGCTCTACAACTGCACACAAATGTACTCCGTCACAG CGCAGTCGGACAGCAAGCTGTGGGTTCTCGAGCGCAAGAGTTACCAGACTGTGCTCATGCAGAGTGGCCGTGACAGGCTCGCGCGTACATCGGAGCTCCtgagcag CGTTCCCTCTCTGCTGTCCTTGCCAAAGAACGCCATCATGAAGATGTGTGATCTTATGGAGGAG GCTCGCTACACTCAAGGCGACGACATCATTCGACAAGGCGCCTCAGGGGACACCTTTTATATCGTTAACAAAGGCCAG GTGAAAGTCACAGAAAAGAAGCTGGGAGATGAAGAGCAAGTCCTCTCCAAGCTTTCGGAGAGGCATTGGTTTGGAGAAAAAGCTTTGTGGGG AGAGGACGTGCGcgctgtgaatgtgattgcagCTACTGATGTGACGTGTCTACTCATTGACAGAGA gACGTTCAGGGATATAATTGGAGGGATGGTATTTGACAGCAGTCACGAGGTGCTTCAAAACACTGGATGCAAAGAGGA GTCGGAGGTCAAGGATGCTGCCTCCCTCTTATCTTCCACTCTAAGTGATTTCCAGATAATCAGCAGTCTAGGAGAAGGGCAGTTTGGTCATACAGACCTG GTGCAACTCAAGAGCAACGCCCAGGGTCTTTTCGCCATGAGGGTCTTCGATAAGAAGGCGATTATCCACAACGGCCTGCGAGAGCATGTTCTGAGAGAACGAAACATCCTAATGGATTCCGCATGTCCATTCCTAGTCAG ATTGCACAAAGCCTTTCAAGATGCTAAGTGCATCTATATGCTGACAGAGGCTTGTCTCCATGGCGATCTTTACGGCTTGCTCAAAGAAAA AGGCTGTCTGGATGAGAGCAGCACCAAATTCTACACGGCTTGCGTGACGCAGGCGTTGACCTTTCTTCATGCTCGAAATGTCGTCTATAGAGACATCAAGCCTGAAAATGTTGTTCTAGATGAGCGAGGATATGCCAAACTG GTCGGCTCGAGGTGTTTAAAGAAGATTGAAATGGGTAAGAAGGCATACACCTTCTGTGGCACTCCAGGCTACATGGCCCCTGAAGTCATTTTCAACAAAGGCCACAGTGTAGCTGCAGACTTCTGgtctttgggtgtttttgtgtttgagcTCCTGACTG GCTTCCGTTCAGCGGCGTCGACCCGATGA
- the prkg1l gene encoding cGMP-dependent protein kinase 1 isoform X1, whose protein sequence is MGTLRDLQFALQLKIEELRQRDTLIDELELELDTKDELIRRLQEELDRYRAPVVLPGPSVASAACSARSDDHLQIVNRRTLISESFTLDSTNLANFCDKNQECQKLIQAAFLKSNFLRNLDEDETRAVTACMHLTAIHHSCCVIQEGTSGSQAYVVQEGRLDVTKDGRKLLIIEAGEVFGELALLYNCTQMYSVTAQSDSKLWVLERKSYQTVLMQSGRDRLARTSELLSSVPSLLSLPKNAIMKMCDLMEEARYTQGDDIIRQGASGDTFYIVNKGQVKVTEKKLGDEEQVLSKLSERHWFGEKALWGEDVRAVNVIAATDVTCLLIDRETFRDIIGGMVFDSSHEVLQNTGCKEESEVKDAASLLSSTLSDFQIISSLGEGQFGHTDLVQLKSNAQGLFAMRVFDKKAIIHNGLREHVLRERNILMDSACPFLVRLHKAFQDAKCIYMLTEACLHGDLYGLLKEKGCLDESSTKFYTACVTQALTFLHARNVVYRDIKPENVVLDERGYAKLVGSRCLKKIEMGKKAYTFCGTPGYMAPEVIFNKGHSVAADFWSLGVFVFELLTGGLPFSGVDPMSVLGETVRGIDNIDFPKAISKSASSLIKKLCRHNPSERLGSRRNGAKDIQKHKWFEGFNWDGLSRGTLNPPLSPKVKHIWNSSGTCAHYSVDAAELGTTWEDF, encoded by the exons ATGGGCACACTTCGAGACCTTCAGTTCGCCTTGCAGCTAAAGATTGAAGAGCTCCGTCAGAGGGACACCCTAATAGATGAGCTGGAGCTGGAACTCGATACCAAGGACGAACTCATTCGGAGACTTCAGGAAGAGCTGGATCGCTATAGAGCCCCCGTGGTCCTGCCGGGACCCTCTGTAGCCAGCGCCG CCTGCTCGGCTCGAAGTGATGACCACCTGCAAATCGTAAATAGAAGGACACTCATTTCAGAGTCCTTCACTCTAGATTCGACGAATCTTGCCAACTTTTGTGACAAAAACCAGGA ATGTCAGAAGTTGATTCAGGCCGCTTTTTTGAAGAGCAACTTCTTGAGGAACCTCGATGAAGATGAAACAAGAGCCGTCACGGCCTGCATGCATCTCACGGCCATCCATCACAGCTGCTGTGTGATTCAGGAGGGGACCAGCGGCTCGCAGGCTTATGTTGTACAGG AGGGGAGGCTGGACGTGACGAAAGATGGACGGAAATTGCTCATAATCGAAGCAGGGGAAGTGTTCGGAGAGCTGGCGTTGCTCTACAACTGCACACAAATGTACTCCGTCACAG CGCAGTCGGACAGCAAGCTGTGGGTTCTCGAGCGCAAGAGTTACCAGACTGTGCTCATGCAGAGTGGCCGTGACAGGCTCGCGCGTACATCGGAGCTCCtgagcag CGTTCCCTCTCTGCTGTCCTTGCCAAAGAACGCCATCATGAAGATGTGTGATCTTATGGAGGAG GCTCGCTACACTCAAGGCGACGACATCATTCGACAAGGCGCCTCAGGGGACACCTTTTATATCGTTAACAAAGGCCAG GTGAAAGTCACAGAAAAGAAGCTGGGAGATGAAGAGCAAGTCCTCTCCAAGCTTTCGGAGAGGCATTGGTTTGGAGAAAAAGCTTTGTGGGG AGAGGACGTGCGcgctgtgaatgtgattgcagCTACTGATGTGACGTGTCTACTCATTGACAGAGA gACGTTCAGGGATATAATTGGAGGGATGGTATTTGACAGCAGTCACGAGGTGCTTCAAAACACTGGATGCAAAGAGGA GTCGGAGGTCAAGGATGCTGCCTCCCTCTTATCTTCCACTCTAAGTGATTTCCAGATAATCAGCAGTCTAGGAGAAGGGCAGTTTGGTCATACAGACCTG GTGCAACTCAAGAGCAACGCCCAGGGTCTTTTCGCCATGAGGGTCTTCGATAAGAAGGCGATTATCCACAACGGCCTGCGAGAGCATGTTCTGAGAGAACGAAACATCCTAATGGATTCCGCATGTCCATTCCTAGTCAG ATTGCACAAAGCCTTTCAAGATGCTAAGTGCATCTATATGCTGACAGAGGCTTGTCTCCATGGCGATCTTTACGGCTTGCTCAAAGAAAA AGGCTGTCTGGATGAGAGCAGCACCAAATTCTACACGGCTTGCGTGACGCAGGCGTTGACCTTTCTTCATGCTCGAAATGTCGTCTATAGAGACATCAAGCCTGAAAATGTTGTTCTAGATGAGCGAGGATATGCCAAACTG GTCGGCTCGAGGTGTTTAAAGAAGATTGAAATGGGTAAGAAGGCATACACCTTCTGTGGCACTCCAGGCTACATGGCCCCTGAAGTCATTTTCAACAAAGGCCACAGTGTAGCTGCAGACTTCTGgtctttgggtgtttttgtgtttgagcTCCTGACTGGTGG GCTTCCGTTCAGCGGCGTCGACCCGATGAGTGTTCTCGGCGAGACCGTTCGTGGCATTGATAACATCGACTTCCCTAAAGCAATCAGCAAGAGTGCCTCCAGTCTCATAAAGAAGCTGTGCAG GCACAATCCCTCGGAGAGGCTAGGCAGTCGAAGAAATGGGGCCAAGGACATTCAGAAGCACAA ATGGTTTGAAGGATTCAACTGGGATGGACTAAGTAGAGGAACGTTAAATCCACCACTCAGCCCCAAG GTTAAACACATTTGGAACAGCAGTGGCACATGTGCTCACTATAGTGTAGATGCAGCCGAGCTTGGCACAACATGGGAGGACTTCTGA
- the prkg1l gene encoding cGMP-dependent protein kinase 1 isoform X2 gives MMNCPYFSWPFYRANLQVVLGRCQKLIQAAFLKSNFLRNLDEDETRAVTACMHLTAIHHSCCVIQEGTSGSQAYVVQEGRLDVTKDGRKLLIIEAGEVFGELALLYNCTQMYSVTAQSDSKLWVLERKSYQTVLMQSGRDRLARTSELLSSVPSLLSLPKNAIMKMCDLMEEARYTQGDDIIRQGASGDTFYIVNKGQVKVTEKKLGDEEQVLSKLSERHWFGEKALWGEDVRAVNVIAATDVTCLLIDRETFRDIIGGMVFDSSHEVLQNTGCKEESEVKDAASLLSSTLSDFQIISSLGEGQFGHTDLVQLKSNAQGLFAMRVFDKKAIIHNGLREHVLRERNILMDSACPFLVRLHKAFQDAKCIYMLTEACLHGDLYGLLKEKGCLDESSTKFYTACVTQALTFLHARNVVYRDIKPENVVLDERGYAKLVGSRCLKKIEMGKKAYTFCGTPGYMAPEVIFNKGHSVAADFWSLGVFVFELLTGGLPFSGVDPMSVLGETVRGIDNIDFPKAISKSASSLIKKLCRHNPSERLGSRRNGAKDIQKHKWFEGFNWDGLSRGTLNPPLSPKVKHIWNSSGTCAHYSVDAAELGTTWEDF, from the exons atgatgaATTGCCCTTATTTTTCTTGGCCATTTTATAGGGCGAATTTACAGGTGGTGCTTGGGAG ATGTCAGAAGTTGATTCAGGCCGCTTTTTTGAAGAGCAACTTCTTGAGGAACCTCGATGAAGATGAAACAAGAGCCGTCACGGCCTGCATGCATCTCACGGCCATCCATCACAGCTGCTGTGTGATTCAGGAGGGGACCAGCGGCTCGCAGGCTTATGTTGTACAGG AGGGGAGGCTGGACGTGACGAAAGATGGACGGAAATTGCTCATAATCGAAGCAGGGGAAGTGTTCGGAGAGCTGGCGTTGCTCTACAACTGCACACAAATGTACTCCGTCACAG CGCAGTCGGACAGCAAGCTGTGGGTTCTCGAGCGCAAGAGTTACCAGACTGTGCTCATGCAGAGTGGCCGTGACAGGCTCGCGCGTACATCGGAGCTCCtgagcag CGTTCCCTCTCTGCTGTCCTTGCCAAAGAACGCCATCATGAAGATGTGTGATCTTATGGAGGAG GCTCGCTACACTCAAGGCGACGACATCATTCGACAAGGCGCCTCAGGGGACACCTTTTATATCGTTAACAAAGGCCAG GTGAAAGTCACAGAAAAGAAGCTGGGAGATGAAGAGCAAGTCCTCTCCAAGCTTTCGGAGAGGCATTGGTTTGGAGAAAAAGCTTTGTGGGG AGAGGACGTGCGcgctgtgaatgtgattgcagCTACTGATGTGACGTGTCTACTCATTGACAGAGA gACGTTCAGGGATATAATTGGAGGGATGGTATTTGACAGCAGTCACGAGGTGCTTCAAAACACTGGATGCAAAGAGGA GTCGGAGGTCAAGGATGCTGCCTCCCTCTTATCTTCCACTCTAAGTGATTTCCAGATAATCAGCAGTCTAGGAGAAGGGCAGTTTGGTCATACAGACCTG GTGCAACTCAAGAGCAACGCCCAGGGTCTTTTCGCCATGAGGGTCTTCGATAAGAAGGCGATTATCCACAACGGCCTGCGAGAGCATGTTCTGAGAGAACGAAACATCCTAATGGATTCCGCATGTCCATTCCTAGTCAG ATTGCACAAAGCCTTTCAAGATGCTAAGTGCATCTATATGCTGACAGAGGCTTGTCTCCATGGCGATCTTTACGGCTTGCTCAAAGAAAA AGGCTGTCTGGATGAGAGCAGCACCAAATTCTACACGGCTTGCGTGACGCAGGCGTTGACCTTTCTTCATGCTCGAAATGTCGTCTATAGAGACATCAAGCCTGAAAATGTTGTTCTAGATGAGCGAGGATATGCCAAACTG GTCGGCTCGAGGTGTTTAAAGAAGATTGAAATGGGTAAGAAGGCATACACCTTCTGTGGCACTCCAGGCTACATGGCCCCTGAAGTCATTTTCAACAAAGGCCACAGTGTAGCTGCAGACTTCTGgtctttgggtgtttttgtgtttgagcTCCTGACTGGTGG GCTTCCGTTCAGCGGCGTCGACCCGATGAGTGTTCTCGGCGAGACCGTTCGTGGCATTGATAACATCGACTTCCCTAAAGCAATCAGCAAGAGTGCCTCCAGTCTCATAAAGAAGCTGTGCAG GCACAATCCCTCGGAGAGGCTAGGCAGTCGAAGAAATGGGGCCAAGGACATTCAGAAGCACAA ATGGTTTGAAGGATTCAACTGGGATGGACTAAGTAGAGGAACGTTAAATCCACCACTCAGCCCCAAG GTTAAACACATTTGGAACAGCAGTGGCACATGTGCTCACTATAGTGTAGATGCAGCCGAGCTTGGCACAACATGGGAGGACTTCTGA
- the prkg1l gene encoding cGMP-dependent protein kinase 1 isoform X4, whose translation MGTLRDLQFALQLKIEELRQRDTLIDELELELDTKDELIRRLQEELDRYRAPVVLPGPSVASAACSARSDDHLQIVNRRTLISESFTLDSTNLANFCDKNQECQKLIQAAFLKSNFLRNLDEDETRAVTACMHLTAIHHSCCVIQEGTSGSQAYVVQEGRLDVTKDGRKLLIIEAGEVFGELALLYNCTQMYSVTAQSDSKLWVLERKSYQTVLMQSGRDRLARTSELLSSVPSLLSLPKNAIMKMCDLMEEARYTQGDDIIRQGASGDTFYIVNKGQVKVTEKKLGDEEQVLSKLSERHWFGEKALWGEDVRAVNVIAATDVTCLLIDRETFRDIIGGMVFDSSHEVLQNTGCKEESEVKDAASLLSSTLSDFQIISSLGEGQFGHTDLVQLKSNAQGLFAMRVFDKKAIIHNGLREHVLRERNILMDSACPFLVRLHKAFQDAKCIYMLTEACLHGDLYGLLKEKGCLDESSTKFYTACVTQALTFLHARNVVYRDIKPENVVLDERGYAKLNWSQGNLLKRYICQRQALHVGESLHCMCACQTIFKPFILKGRLEVFKED comes from the exons ATGGGCACACTTCGAGACCTTCAGTTCGCCTTGCAGCTAAAGATTGAAGAGCTCCGTCAGAGGGACACCCTAATAGATGAGCTGGAGCTGGAACTCGATACCAAGGACGAACTCATTCGGAGACTTCAGGAAGAGCTGGATCGCTATAGAGCCCCCGTGGTCCTGCCGGGACCCTCTGTAGCCAGCGCCG CCTGCTCGGCTCGAAGTGATGACCACCTGCAAATCGTAAATAGAAGGACACTCATTTCAGAGTCCTTCACTCTAGATTCGACGAATCTTGCCAACTTTTGTGACAAAAACCAGGA ATGTCAGAAGTTGATTCAGGCCGCTTTTTTGAAGAGCAACTTCTTGAGGAACCTCGATGAAGATGAAACAAGAGCCGTCACGGCCTGCATGCATCTCACGGCCATCCATCACAGCTGCTGTGTGATTCAGGAGGGGACCAGCGGCTCGCAGGCTTATGTTGTACAGG AGGGGAGGCTGGACGTGACGAAAGATGGACGGAAATTGCTCATAATCGAAGCAGGGGAAGTGTTCGGAGAGCTGGCGTTGCTCTACAACTGCACACAAATGTACTCCGTCACAG CGCAGTCGGACAGCAAGCTGTGGGTTCTCGAGCGCAAGAGTTACCAGACTGTGCTCATGCAGAGTGGCCGTGACAGGCTCGCGCGTACATCGGAGCTCCtgagcag CGTTCCCTCTCTGCTGTCCTTGCCAAAGAACGCCATCATGAAGATGTGTGATCTTATGGAGGAG GCTCGCTACACTCAAGGCGACGACATCATTCGACAAGGCGCCTCAGGGGACACCTTTTATATCGTTAACAAAGGCCAG GTGAAAGTCACAGAAAAGAAGCTGGGAGATGAAGAGCAAGTCCTCTCCAAGCTTTCGGAGAGGCATTGGTTTGGAGAAAAAGCTTTGTGGGG AGAGGACGTGCGcgctgtgaatgtgattgcagCTACTGATGTGACGTGTCTACTCATTGACAGAGA gACGTTCAGGGATATAATTGGAGGGATGGTATTTGACAGCAGTCACGAGGTGCTTCAAAACACTGGATGCAAAGAGGA GTCGGAGGTCAAGGATGCTGCCTCCCTCTTATCTTCCACTCTAAGTGATTTCCAGATAATCAGCAGTCTAGGAGAAGGGCAGTTTGGTCATACAGACCTG GTGCAACTCAAGAGCAACGCCCAGGGTCTTTTCGCCATGAGGGTCTTCGATAAGAAGGCGATTATCCACAACGGCCTGCGAGAGCATGTTCTGAGAGAACGAAACATCCTAATGGATTCCGCATGTCCATTCCTAGTCAG ATTGCACAAAGCCTTTCAAGATGCTAAGTGCATCTATATGCTGACAGAGGCTTGTCTCCATGGCGATCTTTACGGCTTGCTCAAAGAAAA AGGCTGTCTGGATGAGAGCAGCACCAAATTCTACACGGCTTGCGTGACGCAGGCGTTGACCTTTCTTCATGCTCGAAATGTCGTCTATAGAGACATCAAGCCTGAAAATGTTGTTCTAGATGAGCGAGGATATGCCAAACTG AATTGGTCTCAAGGGAATCTGTTGAAGCGATACATCTGTCAAAGACAAGCTTTGCATGTTGGGGAGAGTCTTCACTGCATGTGCGCGTGTCAaaccatttttaagccattTATTCTTAAAG GTCGGCTCGAGGTGTTTAAAGAAGATTGA